One window of Felis catus isolate Fca126 chromosome D4, F.catus_Fca126_mat1.0, whole genome shotgun sequence genomic DNA carries:
- the LOC101088887 gene encoding LOW QUALITY PROTEIN: ubiquitin-conjugating enzyme E2 N-like (The sequence of the model RefSeq protein was modified relative to this genomic sequence to represent the inferred CDS: substituted 2 bases at 2 genomic stop codons), with protein sequence MPKTGKEAEQQELAYAAGKDVKWCNHFGNRFGCTNESYTSNLSKKAQRLLAEPVPDIKTEPEESNAHYFHSVTAGPQDSSFEGRTFKFKLFLPKEYLTAAPKVHFRTKIYHLMXTSWEEYVXDILKDKWSSALQIHTVLLWIQALLSAPNPDDPLANDAAEQWKTNKAQAIETVRAWTRLYAINNI encoded by the exons ATGCCAAAAACTGGCAAGGAGGCAGAACAACAGGAACTCGCCTATGCTGCTGGGAAGGATGTAAagtggtgcaaccactttggaaacagATTTGGCTGTACCAACGAAAGCTACACAAGT AATTTATCAAAAAAAGCCCAGCGCTTGCTGGCAGAACCAGTTCCTGACATTAAAACAGAACCAGAAGAGAGTAACGCCCATTATTTTCATTCGGTCACTGCTGGCCCCCAGGATTCCTCCTTTGAGGGAAGgacttttaaatttaaactatTCCTTCCAAAAGAATACCTGACAGCAGCCCCTAAAGTACATTTCAGGACCAAGATTTATCATCTAATGTAGACTAGTTGGGAAGAATATGTTTAAGATATCTTGAAGGATAAATGGTCCTCAGCACTGCAGATCCACACAGTTCTGCTATGGATCCAGGCTTTGTTAAGTGCTCCCAATCCAGATGATCCATTAGCAAATGATGCAGCGGAGCAGTGGAAGACCAACAAAGCCCAAGCCATAGAAACAGTTAGAGCATGGACTAGGCTATAtgctataaataatatttaa